Proteins from one Amycolatopsis endophytica genomic window:
- a CDS encoding GNAT family N-acetyltransferase produces the protein MTGAANTVTGAANTAPGIALAAVDGDTAVGLLNLVAVDAREAELGIMVADPWQRQGIATGMANWLRASGRWKGWTVRAVTRADNTAAKALLRRQGFRLGERQDGEYHYELTMPEAV, from the coding sequence GTGACCGGAGCGGCCAACACGGTGACCGGAGCGGCCAACACGGCGCCGGGAATCGCCCTCGCGGCGGTCGACGGCGACACCGCGGTCGGCCTCCTCAACCTGGTGGCCGTCGACGCACGCGAAGCGGAACTGGGCATCATGGTCGCGGACCCGTGGCAACGGCAGGGCATCGCGACCGGCATGGCGAACTGGCTGCGGGCATCGGGACGGTGGAAGGGGTGGACGGTGCGAGCGGTGACGCGAGCGGACAACACCGCGGCCAAGGCCCTGTTGCGGCGCCAGGGTTTCCGGCTGGGAGAAAGGCAGGACGGCGAGTACCACTACGAGCTGACGATGCCGGAGGCCGTATGA
- a CDS encoding RNA polymerase sigma-70 factor, protein MDRLARFEAHRPRLLGLAYRLLGEASEAEDVVQETYLRWDAATGVEMPEAWLTKVVTNLCLNRLTSARARRETYTGPWLPEPVFTDRGELGPLETAEQRDTLSLGMLVLLERLTPPERAAFVLREAFGYSHREIGEILDRDEAHVRQLCRRARQHVGEGRKRFPASPEDRRRITERFLAAAVEGDVPALERLLAADVVAWSDGGGKVTAARRPVSGRDKVARYLTGLARDPRMAAMTVEPRWVNGECGVVIRQSGTLFAVLVPEPGEDGLVALHTMLNPDKLTFAGSQKA, encoded by the coding sequence GTGGACCGCCTCGCCCGATTCGAAGCCCACCGTCCGCGCCTGCTCGGCCTCGCCTACCGGCTGCTCGGCGAAGCCTCCGAAGCCGAGGACGTCGTGCAGGAGACCTACCTGCGCTGGGACGCCGCGACCGGCGTCGAGATGCCCGAAGCGTGGCTGACCAAGGTGGTCACCAACCTGTGCCTGAACCGGCTGACCTCCGCGCGCGCCCGCCGTGAGACCTACACCGGGCCGTGGCTGCCCGAGCCGGTCTTCACCGACCGCGGCGAGCTGGGTCCACTGGAGACGGCCGAGCAACGCGACACGCTCTCGCTCGGGATGCTGGTCCTGCTGGAGCGCCTGACCCCGCCGGAGCGGGCCGCGTTCGTGCTGCGGGAGGCGTTCGGGTACAGCCACCGCGAGATCGGCGAGATCCTCGACCGCGACGAGGCCCACGTCCGCCAGCTCTGCCGGCGCGCGCGGCAGCACGTCGGGGAGGGCCGCAAGCGCTTTCCCGCCTCGCCGGAGGACCGCCGCCGGATCACCGAGCGGTTCCTCGCCGCCGCCGTCGAAGGCGATGTGCCCGCACTGGAACGGTTGCTCGCGGCCGATGTGGTGGCGTGGTCGGACGGCGGCGGCAAGGTCACCGCCGCGCGGCGACCGGTGTCCGGACGGGACAAGGTGGCGCGCTACCTCACCGGTCTGGCCCGCGATCCGCGGATGGCGGCCATGACGGTCGAACCGCGCTGGGTCAACGGCGAATGCGGTGTGGTGATCCGCCAGTCCGGCACGCTGTTCGCCGTGCTGGTTCCCGAGCCGGGAGAGGACGGGCTGGTCGCGCTGCACACGATGCTGAACCCGGACAAGCTCACCTTCGCCGGCTCTCAGAAAGCGTGA
- a CDS encoding TetR/AcrR family transcriptional regulator has product MSAWSRGSLQHYFPGGKDQLVREAVAWTGKFAGGRVKRYAARASTPAELFAAMVGQWRDQFRDAGFTAGCPLVATTADVVSVNEKIRAAVREGFETWLGPVGEGLRGMGVPEERSRSLAVVMISALEGAIVLARGQEDVGPLDAVVTELGPLLDAAVRA; this is encoded by the coding sequence GTGAGCGCATGGTCCCGGGGCTCGCTGCAGCACTACTTTCCCGGTGGCAAGGACCAGCTCGTGCGCGAAGCCGTGGCGTGGACCGGGAAGTTCGCCGGCGGCAGGGTGAAACGCTACGCCGCCCGGGCCTCGACACCGGCGGAACTCTTCGCGGCGATGGTGGGGCAGTGGCGGGACCAGTTCCGCGACGCGGGGTTCACCGCCGGATGCCCGCTCGTGGCCACCACCGCGGATGTGGTGTCCGTCAACGAAAAGATCCGTGCCGCCGTGCGCGAGGGCTTCGAAACCTGGCTCGGGCCGGTGGGGGAGGGCCTGCGCGGGATGGGCGTGCCGGAGGAGCGGAGCCGTTCGCTGGCGGTGGTGATGATCAGCGCGCTGGAGGGCGCGATCGTGCTGGCCCGCGGGCAGGAGGACGTCGGCCCGCTCGACGCGGTGGTGACAGAACTGGGGCCGCTCCTGGACGCGGCGGTTCGCGCCTGA
- a CDS encoding acyltransferase family protein translates to MILSWRPLDHAEYRASSWFPGLAGLRALAALAVVFFHYGGPVVDRLQGWIAVQLFFVLSGFLITTLALREEDRTDRISLRDFYLRRVFRIIPVYLLLLGLTTLAMTLAGTYHSSRLGDAMPYYLTFFNEVVDYNTPYPTSWSLGVEEKFYLVWPALLVLTSFARTGRTALRLMLGIGAVGFVLAVLPLAPAHQWASLTVHYGSLVVGCLLALALHHPRGFAVLRPLTSPAAAVLVALGFCVLQLSVEPLVQALGGNWQFVVPFYAVGAALLLVAVIARGPVRRVLASRPLTYIGDRSYALYLAQTGAAAVAGVLLPTGLPKAVATSAVALLFACGLRRWVEQPAIAFGRRLINAARASRVR, encoded by the coding sequence ATGATCCTCTCCTGGCGGCCGCTCGACCACGCGGAATACCGGGCGTCGTCGTGGTTCCCCGGCCTGGCCGGCCTGCGCGCGCTCGCCGCGCTGGCCGTCGTGTTCTTCCACTACGGCGGCCCCGTCGTCGACCGGCTGCAGGGCTGGATCGCCGTCCAGCTGTTCTTCGTGTTGTCCGGGTTCCTCATCACCACGCTGGCGCTGCGCGAAGAGGACCGCACCGACCGGATTTCGCTGCGTGACTTCTATCTCCGCCGCGTCTTCCGGATCATACCGGTGTACCTCCTGCTGCTCGGCCTGACGACGCTGGCGATGACACTGGCGGGCACGTACCACAGCAGCAGGCTCGGCGACGCGATGCCGTACTACCTGACGTTCTTCAACGAGGTCGTCGACTACAACACGCCGTACCCGACGTCGTGGTCGCTGGGCGTGGAAGAGAAGTTCTACCTCGTCTGGCCCGCGCTGCTCGTGCTGACGTCGTTCGCGCGGACGGGAAGGACCGCGCTACGCCTGATGCTCGGCATCGGGGCGGTGGGGTTCGTGCTCGCGGTGCTGCCGCTGGCGCCCGCGCACCAGTGGGCGAGCCTGACCGTGCACTACGGCTCGCTGGTCGTCGGCTGCCTGCTCGCGCTCGCGCTGCACCACCCGCGCGGGTTCGCGGTGCTGCGACCGCTGACCAGCCCGGCGGCGGCGGTGCTGGTCGCGCTGGGGTTCTGCGTGCTGCAGCTGTCGGTCGAGCCGCTCGTGCAGGCGCTCGGCGGGAACTGGCAGTTCGTCGTCCCGTTCTACGCCGTGGGAGCGGCATTGCTGCTCGTGGCGGTGATCGCGCGGGGGCCGGTCCGGCGGGTGCTCGCGAGCCGCCCGCTCACCTACATCGGTGACCGGTCCTACGCGCTGTACCTGGCGCAGACCGGAGCCGCGGCGGTGGCCGGGGTCCTGCTGCCGACGGGCCTGCCCAAGGCCGTCGCGACGTCGGCGGTCGCGCTGCTGTTCGCCTGCGGCCTCCGGCGCTGGGTGGAACAGCCCGCCATCGCGTTCGGGCGAAGGCTCATCAACGCGGCTCGGGCGAGTCGGGTCAGGTGA
- a CDS encoding flavin-containing monooxygenase, with amino-acid sequence MPLEHVDVLIVGAGLSGIGAAAHLRADCPGKSYAIFEARGAIGGTWDLFRYPGVRSDSDMFTLGYSFEPWTEAKAIADGKSIREYVQRTARERGIDRHIRFHHRVVRAEWSSAEALWTVEAERSDTGERVRMTCGFLFVNSGYYRYDQGYTPEFPGQSEFTGRIVHPQHWPEDLDYTGKRVVVIGSGATAVTLLPAMSGDAEHVTMLQRSPSYVLSLPGTDPLADRLRGLLPPKVAYPVVRWKNVLSQLLFFQLSRRVPGAVRKLLRKGVSAQLPRGFEVDTHFSPSYDPWDQRLCFVPDGDLFKAVRSGKAGIVTDTIDTFTPDGIRLSSGRELEADVVVTATGLNLLPFGGLELVVDGEPVEIGKTLAYKGMMLSGVPNYAFTIGYTNASWTLKADLVAGYVCRLLNHLDSRGLTTCTPVPPPSVEATDPLIDLKSGYVLRSIDKLPKQGPAAPWRLFQNYPRDVLLMRRGSLEDDAMRFSRAAKTAKESVA; translated from the coding sequence ATGCCGCTCGAACACGTCGATGTCCTGATCGTCGGTGCCGGCCTGTCCGGGATCGGCGCGGCCGCGCACCTGCGGGCCGACTGTCCCGGCAAGTCCTACGCGATCTTCGAGGCGCGCGGCGCGATCGGCGGCACCTGGGACCTCTTCCGGTATCCGGGGGTGCGGTCGGACTCGGACATGTTCACGCTCGGCTACTCGTTCGAGCCGTGGACCGAGGCGAAGGCGATCGCCGACGGCAAGTCGATCCGCGAGTACGTGCAGCGCACGGCCCGCGAACGCGGGATCGACCGGCACATCCGCTTCCACCACCGCGTGGTGCGGGCCGAATGGTCCTCGGCGGAGGCACTGTGGACGGTCGAGGCGGAGCGCTCGGACACCGGTGAGCGCGTGCGGATGACGTGCGGCTTTCTGTTCGTCAACTCCGGCTACTACCGCTACGACCAGGGCTACACGCCGGAGTTCCCCGGCCAGAGCGAGTTCACCGGCCGCATCGTGCACCCGCAGCACTGGCCGGAGGACCTGGACTACACCGGCAAACGCGTCGTCGTGATCGGCAGTGGCGCCACCGCCGTCACGCTGCTGCCCGCGATGTCCGGCGACGCCGAGCACGTGACGATGCTGCAGCGCTCACCCAGCTACGTGCTGTCCCTGCCGGGCACCGACCCGCTGGCCGACCGGCTGCGCGGGCTGCTGCCACCCAAGGTCGCCTATCCGGTGGTGCGCTGGAAGAACGTGCTCTCCCAGCTGTTGTTCTTCCAGCTGAGCCGCCGCGTGCCGGGCGCGGTGCGGAAACTGCTGCGCAAGGGCGTGTCGGCCCAGCTGCCGCGGGGTTTCGAGGTGGACACCCACTTCAGCCCGTCCTACGACCCGTGGGACCAGCGGCTGTGCTTCGTCCCGGACGGCGACCTGTTCAAGGCGGTGCGCAGCGGCAAGGCCGGCATCGTCACCGACACCATCGACACGTTCACCCCGGACGGCATCCGGCTGTCCTCGGGCCGCGAGCTGGAAGCAGACGTCGTCGTGACCGCCACCGGGCTGAACCTGCTGCCCTTCGGCGGACTCGAACTGGTCGTCGACGGTGAGCCGGTCGAGATCGGGAAGACGCTGGCGTACAAGGGGATGATGCTCTCCGGCGTGCCGAACTACGCGTTCACCATCGGCTACACCAACGCGTCCTGGACGCTCAAGGCCGACCTGGTGGCCGGGTACGTGTGCCGCCTGCTCAATCACCTGGACTCGCGCGGGCTGACGACCTGCACGCCGGTCCCGCCGCCGTCGGTCGAGGCGACCGATCCGCTGATCGACCTCAAGTCCGGGTACGTGCTGCGCAGCATCGACAAGCTGCCCAAGCAGGGCCCAGCCGCGCCGTGGCGCCTGTTCCAGAACTACCCGCGTGACGTGCTGCTGATGCGGCGCGGTTCGCTGGAGGACGACGCGATGCGGTTCTCGCGGGCGGCGAAGACGGCGAAGGAGAGCGTGGCCTGA
- a CDS encoding ATP-binding protein produces the protein MPSFWRSTRFRVAVLACVLSGVALGAVSVWFVLQEQRRLDEAATQLADAHADAIVQLMNNGARPADLWLLVRDSIYEVKDSRGTSLASCPVLRETTLATAGAEVILRPFQFDAEDRASVGCLPELRALDGELSLQVVHADSGDSKYEIFAAARVDREGQAALDSVRTVLTFGVPGVALLIGVIAWLAVRRSLRPVEAIRGEVAEIGAHDLSRRVPDPRTGDEIARLAGTMNTMLERLDEAVTRQSRFTSDASHELRTPLASLRTQFEVLLAHPDRFDWRHACRNALLDITRLQDLVADLVLLGKLDHAGPGRLGPVPLSEVVDAVAAGRAEIAVSGNPVVRGHRSRLERLVRNLVDNAERHAASRIVVEVSVVDGWAVLAVTDDGPGVPEADRQRVFDRFVRLDDARAGDDGGSGLGLAIVADIARAHGGTAGLDGASRFVVRLPELKTS, from the coding sequence GTGCCTAGTTTCTGGCGCTCGACGCGCTTTCGCGTCGCGGTCCTGGCCTGCGTCCTGTCCGGCGTGGCGCTCGGGGCGGTGTCGGTGTGGTTCGTTCTCCAGGAACAGCGCCGCCTCGACGAGGCTGCCACGCAGCTCGCCGACGCCCACGCCGATGCCATCGTCCAGCTGATGAACAACGGTGCCCGGCCCGCCGATCTGTGGCTGCTCGTGCGCGACTCGATCTACGAGGTCAAGGACTCCCGCGGCACCTCTCTCGCCTCCTGCCCGGTGCTGCGGGAGACCACCCTGGCCACCGCCGGCGCCGAGGTGATCCTGCGGCCCTTCCAGTTCGACGCCGAAGACCGCGCGTCCGTCGGCTGCTTGCCCGAGCTGCGTGCGCTCGACGGCGAACTCTCGCTCCAGGTCGTCCACGCCGACAGCGGCGACAGCAAGTACGAGATCTTCGCCGCCGCCCGGGTCGATCGCGAAGGCCAGGCCGCGCTCGACTCGGTCCGAACCGTGCTCACGTTCGGCGTTCCCGGCGTCGCGCTGCTCATCGGCGTCATCGCGTGGCTGGCCGTGCGCCGGTCGCTGCGCCCGGTCGAAGCCATCCGCGGCGAGGTCGCCGAGATCGGCGCGCACGACCTGAGCCGGCGAGTCCCCGACCCGCGCACCGGCGACGAGATCGCGCGTCTGGCCGGGACGATGAACACGATGCTCGAACGGCTCGACGAGGCGGTCACGCGGCAGAGCCGGTTCACCTCCGACGCGTCGCACGAACTGCGCACCCCGCTCGCGTCGCTGCGGACGCAGTTCGAGGTGCTGCTGGCCCACCCCGACCGCTTCGACTGGCGCCACGCCTGCCGGAACGCGCTGCTCGACATCACCCGGCTGCAGGACCTCGTCGCCGACCTCGTGCTGCTCGGCAAGCTCGACCACGCCGGTCCCGGCCGCCTCGGGCCCGTTCCACTGTCCGAAGTGGTCGATGCCGTCGCGGCAGGGCGAGCCGAGATCGCGGTCAGCGGGAATCCCGTGGTCCGCGGGCACCGGTCGCGGCTGGAACGGCTGGTCCGCAACCTCGTCGACAACGCCGAGCGGCACGCGGCGTCGCGGATCGTGGTCGAGGTGTCCGTTGTGGACGGCTGGGCGGTGCTGGCGGTCACCGACGACGGGCCCGGCGTTCCCGAAGCGGACCGTCAGCGCGTCTTCGACCGGTTCGTGCGCCTGGACGACGCCAGGGCAGGCGACGACGGTGGATCGGGGCTGGGCCTGGCGATCGTCGCCGACATCGCCCGCGCCCACGGCGGCACGGCCGGGCTCGACGGGGCCAGCCGGTTCGTCGTCCGGTTGCCGGAGCTGAAGACGTCTTAA
- a CDS encoding TetR/AcrR family transcriptional regulator: MTSDPATRARPARGRRAPRPSGDERELAILTTAERLLEERPLGEISIDDLARGAGISRPTFYFYFRSKDAVLLTLLDRVTEEAERLTSAVFDDPSPVQRWRRALDAIYTTFRAHRAVALATAEARHTNAEVRQLWAGMMETWVSRTAEAIESERARGAAPDGVPARDLAIALNSMNERVLYATFSGDWPAVPEQDVLGVLLDVWLTTIYRTTEPPAC, encoded by the coding sequence ATGACGTCCGATCCCGCCACCCGGGCCCGCCCGGCCCGCGGCCGCCGCGCCCCACGGCCGTCCGGGGACGAGCGGGAACTGGCGATCCTGACCACTGCCGAGCGGCTGCTGGAGGAGCGCCCGCTCGGCGAGATCTCGATCGACGACCTCGCCCGCGGCGCCGGCATCTCCCGGCCGACGTTCTACTTCTACTTCCGCTCCAAGGACGCGGTCCTGCTCACACTGCTCGACCGGGTCACCGAGGAGGCGGAGCGCTTGACGTCGGCGGTGTTCGACGACCCCTCCCCCGTCCAGCGCTGGCGCCGCGCCCTGGACGCCATCTACACCACCTTCCGCGCGCACCGCGCCGTCGCGCTCGCCACCGCCGAGGCCCGCCACACGAACGCCGAGGTGCGGCAGCTGTGGGCGGGCATGATGGAGACGTGGGTCAGCCGCACCGCGGAGGCCATCGAGTCCGAGCGCGCCCGCGGCGCCGCGCCGGACGGGGTGCCCGCCCGCGACCTCGCGATCGCGCTGAACTCGATGAACGAGCGCGTGCTGTACGCGACGTTCAGCGGTGATTGGCCCGCCGTGCCCGAGCAGGACGTCCTCGGCGTGCTGCTCGACGTCTGGCTCACCACCATCTACCGCACCACCGAACCGCCGGCCTGCTGA
- a CDS encoding bifunctional phosphatase PAP2/diacylglycerol kinase family protein, with protein sequence MRRWVSRVDRRMFARVAATDSVLLDRVLPRLGSTANYGALWWAVSGSLAATRSRRARRAGLRGMLALGIASATANVVSKRIIRRTRPSTAAIPAVRQLRRAPWTTSFPSGHSASAAAFATGVALEWPALAVPVGVLAAGVATSRVATGAHYPSDVLAGIGLGLGAAVVTLSWWPRTRAAPSDAGPWPVPALPAGDGLVLVVNPSAGSADSTVLDRVTTELPQAKIIELGDGEDLADALTEAARTCRVLGVAGGDGTINIAARTAADHEVPLLVFPAGTLNHFARDIGVETAEDAITALRAGTAVRIDLGGLGDQVFVNTCSTGLYTDLVRYREKWEKRIGKWPAMLVGLVHVLRRAKPQELVVNGEPRKVWMIFAGNGAYRPRGFAPTYRQSLDDGLLDIRAVYAERPYARTRVVLAALTGTLRWCRPYQDRPAAPQLHVTAPSGLLHFAIDGELTQVSPDITLRKRRGALVVYR encoded by the coding sequence ATGCGGCGATGGGTGTCCCGGGTCGACCGGCGGATGTTCGCGCGGGTGGCGGCGACCGATTCCGTGCTCCTGGACCGGGTTCTGCCTCGCCTGGGAAGCACGGCCAACTACGGTGCGTTGTGGTGGGCGGTCAGTGGCTCGCTCGCCGCGACCCGCAGCCGCCGGGCGCGACGGGCCGGTCTGCGCGGGATGCTCGCACTCGGGATCGCCAGCGCCACGGCCAACGTGGTGAGCAAACGCATCATCCGCCGCACCCGGCCCTCCACCGCCGCCATCCCCGCCGTCCGCCAGTTGCGACGGGCGCCGTGGACGACGTCGTTCCCGTCCGGGCACTCCGCGTCGGCGGCGGCGTTCGCGACCGGCGTCGCCCTGGAGTGGCCCGCGCTCGCCGTGCCGGTCGGGGTCCTCGCCGCCGGGGTCGCGACCTCCCGGGTAGCCACCGGCGCGCACTACCCGTCCGACGTGCTCGCCGGGATCGGGCTCGGGCTCGGCGCGGCCGTCGTGACGCTGTCCTGGTGGCCCCGCACCCGCGCGGCCCCCTCGGATGCCGGACCGTGGCCGGTTCCCGCACTGCCTGCCGGTGACGGGCTGGTCCTCGTCGTCAACCCGTCAGCGGGCAGCGCCGATTCCACGGTCCTGGACCGCGTCACCACCGAGCTGCCCCAGGCCAAGATCATCGAACTCGGTGACGGCGAGGACCTGGCCGACGCCCTCACCGAGGCCGCGCGGACCTGCCGGGTGCTGGGTGTCGCGGGCGGGGACGGCACGATCAACATCGCCGCGCGGACCGCCGCCGACCACGAGGTTCCGCTCCTCGTCTTCCCCGCGGGCACCCTGAACCACTTCGCCCGCGACATCGGTGTCGAAACCGCCGAGGACGCGATCACCGCACTGCGCGCGGGCACCGCGGTGCGCATCGACCTCGGCGGTCTCGGTGATCAGGTCTTCGTCAACACCTGCAGCACCGGCCTCTACACCGATCTCGTCCGCTACCGCGAGAAGTGGGAGAAGCGGATCGGGAAGTGGCCGGCCATGCTCGTCGGGCTGGTCCACGTGCTGCGCCGCGCGAAACCGCAGGAACTCGTCGTGAACGGCGAGCCGCGCAAGGTGTGGATGATCTTCGCGGGCAACGGCGCCTACCGCCCGCGCGGCTTCGCCCCCACCTACCGCCAGAGCCTGGACGACGGGCTCCTCGACATCCGCGCCGTCTACGCCGAACGCCCCTACGCCCGCACCCGCGTCGTCCTCGCCGCGCTCACCGGAACGCTGCGCTGGTGCCGCCCCTACCAGGACCGCCCCGCCGCGCCGCAGCTGCACGTCACCGCCCCGTCGGGCCTGCTCCACTTCGCCATCGACGGCGAACTGACCCAGGTATCCCCGGACATCACGCTCCGCAAACGGCGCGGCGCGCTGGTCGTCTACCGCTGA
- a CDS encoding SDR family NAD(P)-dependent oxidoreductase: protein MRDYVFDGGTAVVTGAASGIGEALSHALAARGSNLVLLDRDADRLAAVAKAVGSTVDVSAHVVDLSSERETAEVAQRVLAENPRLTLLVNNAGVALGGRFDQLTLEEFGWVLDVNFRAPVQLTHALLPALKAARGSHIVNVSSVFGLIAPPGQSAYAASKFAVRGFTEAIRHELAGKVGVTSVHPGGIRTRIAESARVGSGVPGGMDTRKWERVLRIPPATAAEAIVDAIEHRKPRVLIGWSAKIPDLLVRLLPGAHSRLLGRLR from the coding sequence ATGCGCGACTACGTGTTCGACGGCGGCACGGCGGTCGTGACCGGCGCGGCGAGCGGGATCGGGGAAGCGCTGTCCCACGCGCTGGCGGCGCGGGGCAGCAACCTGGTGTTGCTGGACCGGGACGCGGACCGGCTGGCGGCGGTGGCCAAGGCCGTCGGTTCCACAGTGGACGTGTCGGCCCACGTGGTGGATCTGTCCTCGGAACGGGAGACGGCGGAGGTCGCCCAGCGCGTGCTGGCGGAGAACCCGCGGTTGACGTTGCTGGTCAACAATGCCGGGGTCGCGCTGGGTGGGCGGTTCGACCAGCTGACGCTGGAGGAGTTCGGCTGGGTGCTGGATGTGAACTTCCGGGCCCCGGTCCAGCTGACGCACGCGCTGCTGCCCGCGCTCAAGGCGGCCCGCGGCTCGCACATCGTCAACGTCTCCAGCGTGTTCGGCCTGATCGCGCCGCCGGGACAGTCGGCGTACGCGGCGAGCAAGTTCGCGGTGCGCGGGTTCACCGAAGCGATCCGGCACGAACTGGCGGGCAAGGTGGGGGTGACCTCGGTGCACCCCGGCGGTATCCGGACACGCATCGCCGAATCCGCGCGGGTCGGCAGCGGGGTGCCGGGCGGGATGGACACCCGGAAGTGGGAGCGCGTGCTGCGGATCCCTCCGGCGACGGCTGCGGAGGCCATCGTGGACGCGATCGAGCACCGCAAACCCCGCGTGCTGATCGGGTGGAGCGCGAAGATCCCGGACCTGCTGGTGCGGTTGCTGCCCGGTGCGCACAGCCGTCTCCTGGGACGGCTGCGCTGA
- a CDS encoding methionine ABC transporter permease → MIDWETLGPVFWEAILQTLGMAVVTLVAGGALGLVLGVLLYTTRAGGLLANRFVFTVLNLLVNIIRPIPFIIFITAIGPLTIFTVGTSLGTVAATFALVIAATFGISRIVEQNLVTIDPGVIEAARAMGASPMRIILTLLVPEALGPLILGYTFVFVAIVDMTAVAGAVGGGGLGDFAIAYGYHRFDWAVTWLAVITIIVLVQGAQFLGNRLARKALRR, encoded by the coding sequence ATGATCGACTGGGAAACCCTCGGCCCGGTGTTCTGGGAGGCGATCCTGCAGACGCTCGGGATGGCCGTGGTCACGCTCGTCGCGGGCGGCGCGCTCGGGCTGGTGCTGGGCGTCCTGCTCTACACCACGCGCGCGGGCGGACTGCTGGCGAACCGGTTCGTGTTCACCGTGCTGAACCTGCTGGTGAACATCATCCGGCCGATCCCGTTCATCATCTTCATCACCGCGATCGGCCCGCTGACGATCTTCACCGTCGGCACGTCGCTGGGCACCGTCGCGGCGACGTTCGCGCTGGTCATCGCGGCGACGTTCGGGATATCGCGGATCGTGGAGCAGAACCTGGTGACCATCGATCCGGGCGTCATCGAAGCCGCGCGGGCGATGGGCGCGAGCCCGATGCGGATCATCCTCACGCTGCTCGTGCCGGAGGCGCTCGGACCGCTGATCCTGGGCTACACCTTCGTGTTCGTCGCGATCGTCGACATGACCGCGGTGGCGGGCGCGGTGGGCGGCGGCGGCCTCGGCGACTTCGCCATCGCCTACGGCTACCACCGCTTCGACTGGGCGGTGACATGGCTGGCGGTGATCACGATCATCGTACTGGTGCAGGGCGCGCAGTTCCTCGGCAACCGGCTGGCGCGCAAGGCGCTGCGGCGGTGA
- a CDS encoding alpha/beta fold hydrolase encodes MDYVDVRGVRTRYRIAGDGPPALLLHGIGRSLRDWSDQQDLLADEYRTYSLDLAGFGHSDPLPGKHTLEALAAFAVDFLDAVGETRPVHVAGNSLGGAVAMRLSVDAPSRVRSLVLANSAGFGREVTVALRLLALRPLGKLLLRPSVAGAVRTERALFFDRAHATRERIEQALEISRQPHAARVMLETARGLGGFRGVSESWRRPLLDAVAAQALPTLVVWGDRDLILPALHLEAAHQALPHAQTRLFTDTGHMPQIERAKEFHDLVAGFWGSRE; translated from the coding sequence ATGGACTACGTGGACGTGCGGGGCGTTCGGACCCGCTACCGGATCGCGGGTGACGGGCCACCGGCCCTGTTGCTGCACGGGATCGGCCGGAGCCTGCGGGACTGGTCGGATCAGCAGGACCTGCTCGCCGACGAGTACCGGACCTACAGCCTCGACCTGGCGGGCTTCGGCCACTCGGATCCGTTGCCGGGCAAACACACCCTGGAGGCGTTGGCGGCGTTCGCGGTGGATTTCCTCGACGCGGTGGGGGAGACGCGGCCGGTACACGTCGCCGGGAACTCGCTCGGTGGCGCGGTCGCGATGCGGCTTTCGGTGGACGCGCCGTCGCGGGTGCGCAGCCTGGTTCTGGCGAACAGCGCTGGTTTCGGGCGCGAGGTGACGGTCGCGCTGCGCCTGCTCGCGTTGCGGCCACTGGGAAAGCTGCTGCTGCGCCCGAGCGTGGCGGGCGCGGTGCGGACCGAACGGGCCCTGTTCTTCGACCGCGCCCATGCGACCCGGGAACGGATCGAGCAGGCACTGGAGATTTCCCGGCAGCCGCACGCGGCGCGGGTGATGCTGGAGACCGCCCGCGGTCTGGGCGGCTTCCGCGGGGTGAGCGAGTCCTGGCGGCGGCCGTTGCTGGACGCGGTGGCTGCCCAGGCGTTGCCGACGCTCGTGGTGTGGGGTGACCGGGACCTGATCCTGCCCGCGCTGCACCTGGAGGCCGCGCACCAGGCGTTGCCGCATGCGCAGACGCGGTTGTTCACCGACACCGGGCACATGCCGCAGATCGAGCGGGCCAAGGAGTTCCACGACCTGGTCGCGGGTTTCTGGGGATCGAGGGAGTAG